A genomic segment from Opitutales bacterium encodes:
- a CDS encoding DUF362 domain-containing protein, whose amino-acid sequence MQGFRDKSRRRFVGLFLMLLCVIALDAQDTFVQRDLLERYIWETDISEFSATAYDASVEAIVQSFERERGEPITPGETGIVALKVQTAQGGGLATPLNLVSAVADALVKRGFVREDIRIVDLNTSQLREAQFLPSLSQLETAFEGMSVQPLDSEAYYDPVWFYDNPLPPPRPRSFGSVTFEDERGERNITEEERRSYLPTNLFLDVDFWINLPVVSDHRILLLHGALTNASVYAVSNTRRFLNSSTTGPVAVAEIASIPELREKWLFTLLSLERYQYIGGPQFNSLYTRSEPLLWLSTNAVALDALMLERLNDARQQQGFDILRSSHPLLEYAQAVGLGFYDIEQLEWKFVSN is encoded by the coding sequence ATGCAAGGATTCAGAGATAAGTCCAGACGGCGGTTTGTCGGGTTGTTTTTAATGTTATTATGTGTCATCGCGCTCGATGCCCAGGATACTTTTGTGCAGAGGGACTTGCTTGAGCGCTATATTTGGGAAACAGATATAAGCGAGTTTTCTGCCACTGCCTATGATGCCTCTGTCGAGGCGATTGTTCAAAGTTTTGAAAGAGAACGTGGAGAACCGATCACCCCAGGAGAGACGGGTATCGTTGCTCTTAAAGTTCAGACGGCCCAGGGAGGTGGCTTGGCAACGCCGCTAAATCTTGTCAGCGCTGTGGCCGACGCTTTGGTGAAGCGTGGGTTTGTACGCGAGGATATCCGTATCGTTGACCTCAATACCTCGCAACTGCGGGAGGCCCAATTCTTGCCGTCGCTGAGTCAACTGGAGACGGCCTTCGAGGGTATGTCTGTTCAACCGTTAGACTCTGAGGCTTATTACGATCCGGTCTGGTTTTATGATAATCCATTGCCTCCGCCACGTCCGCGGAGTTTTGGGAGTGTCACGTTCGAAGATGAGCGTGGTGAGCGGAATATCACTGAGGAAGAGCGAAGGAGTTATCTGCCCACAAATTTGTTCTTGGATGTCGATTTTTGGATCAATCTCCCCGTGGTTTCAGACCACCGTATCTTGTTGTTACATGGGGCGTTAACTAATGCATCCGTCTACGCGGTTTCGAATACACGGCGCTTTCTAAATAGCAGTACCACCGGTCCTGTGGCTGTGGCGGAGATCGCATCGATTCCAGAATTGCGCGAGAAGTGGCTCTTTACCCTCCTATCTTTAGAGCGTTATCAATACATTGGGGGGCCTCAATTTAACTCCCTCTACACGCGCTCCGAACCCTTGCTCTGGCTGTCCACAAATGCTGTCGCTCTAGACGCTTTGATGCTCGAACGGCTCAATGATGCGCGGCAGCAACAGGGTTTTGATATCCTTCGCTCTTCTCATCCACTACTTGAATACGCTCAGGCGGTGGGGTTGGGATTCTACGATATTGAGCAGCTCGAGTGGAAATTCGTCTCAAACTAA
- a CDS encoding tetratricopeptide repeat protein: protein MASSIKRIILLYVPCVLGSIWFSGCSNEAQRTESALNQAQIAYDASAFGQAVTILEPLATSNPDNVDIHELLGKSYQRLGDYLGAAIILRETYTKDPARIHLAKDAAKSFAAAGDFTSAIAAYRKYLNIFRDDAHAMRGLADAWLVTGRDTPALEWLLLLEKSAPPLFTREYILETARIYRQSGLNVQAKRYYQRLESDEDLSYSLPAQLALIDLAARDQEWENVKIRMAMVDKIAPGAFDASPVGALREQLAERERNLARLAEEQAKQEALAEEAREALISASTASETSETEAEQEITQPEPTEPEFAEVIESAPTVTPPADGDGIQVSASDDTLASTTTEVQEPETADLAIPDIDPSEPDSTAILTKPDVSSEDVTSDSLKTRSELISRGDTLLEQDDYEGAVNAYYDADARSPNDPIIWERISQVFLQQGSPRQGEIAMLEAMRHAPDDAELRIRYIRMIQGMGDPKKLMRVIESAKQRFPENAQITLLLARAFERIERNERVARFYYEQFLDLAPDSPEAESVRARLISR, encoded by the coding sequence ATGGCTTCAAGCATTAAACGGATAATTCTCCTCTATGTTCCCTGCGTTCTTGGATCGATCTGGTTCAGTGGCTGTAGCAATGAAGCCCAACGCACTGAGTCAGCACTCAATCAAGCACAAATCGCCTATGATGCGAGTGCCTTTGGCCAAGCGGTCACCATTTTGGAACCCCTTGCCACGTCAAATCCAGACAATGTCGATATCCATGAACTACTGGGAAAGAGCTACCAGAGACTTGGAGACTATCTGGGCGCTGCTATTATATTGAGGGAAACCTATACAAAAGATCCCGCACGTATCCATTTAGCAAAGGACGCAGCCAAGAGTTTTGCCGCAGCAGGTGATTTTACTTCCGCGATCGCGGCCTACCGTAAATACCTCAACATTTTTAGGGACGATGCTCATGCTATGCGGGGGCTCGCTGACGCGTGGCTTGTTACAGGTCGCGACACACCTGCACTGGAGTGGCTGCTTCTTCTGGAGAAAAGCGCGCCACCGTTGTTCACGCGCGAATACATCTTGGAAACCGCTCGGATTTACCGTCAATCGGGCCTTAACGTCCAGGCTAAGCGTTACTACCAGCGCCTTGAATCAGATGAAGATCTTTCCTACTCGTTACCCGCACAACTCGCATTGATTGACTTAGCGGCTCGTGACCAGGAGTGGGAGAACGTCAAAATCAGAATGGCCATGGTGGATAAGATCGCCCCTGGAGCTTTTGATGCGAGCCCTGTCGGTGCGCTGCGCGAGCAACTCGCCGAGCGCGAGCGCAACTTAGCCCGTTTAGCTGAAGAACAGGCTAAACAAGAGGCTCTAGCAGAAGAAGCGCGGGAAGCGCTTATTTCTGCATCAACCGCCTCGGAAACCTCCGAGACGGAGGCGGAGCAGGAGATCACCCAGCCCGAACCGACGGAGCCTGAATTTGCCGAAGTAATCGAGTCAGCACCAACTGTTACGCCTCCAGCTGATGGCGATGGCATTCAAGTATCGGCGTCAGACGATACACTTGCGTCAACAACAACAGAAGTTCAAGAGCCTGAGACAGCGGATTTAGCCATACCCGATATTGACCCAAGCGAGCCTGATTCAACCGCAATACTAACAAAACCCGACGTTTCAAGTGAGGACGTGACAAGTGACAGTTTAAAGACGCGTTCTGAACTTATTTCACGAGGAGACACACTACTCGAACAGGACGACTACGAAGGCGCGGTGAACGCCTACTATGATGCCGATGCCCGCTCACCCAACGACCCCATAATCTGGGAACGCATCTCTCAAGTATTTCTTCAACAAGGGAGTCCTCGACAGGGAGAGATAGCCATGCTCGAAGCAATGCGCCATGCACCCGACGATGCAGAACTACGCATACGCTATATACGCATGATCCAAGGCATGGGGGACCCAAAAAAACTCATGCGCGTCATAGAGAGCGCAAAACAACGCTTTCCCGAAAATGCGCAAATAACACTTTTGCTTGCGCGTGCGTTTGAACGGATCGAGCGCAACGAACGCGTTGCCCGCTTTTACTATGAGCAGTTTCTCGATCTAGCACCCGATTCGCCTGAGGCAGAGTCCGTGCGTGCGCGCCTCATCAGCCGCTAG
- the dnaG gene encoding DNA primase translates to MPRIARKTIEDIRARVDLYDVVSPHVELKRAGASWKGLSPFNSERTPSFYVHPDKGFYKCFSSGKAGDHFSFVEEVENISFEEAVETLAKRFNISIEYEAGGPSREERSLRQELFDLHEVAAQWFRDAFQASNEEGEYARDYWTEQRKFSAETGEDYKIGWAPTDSFALHEKLKQKGYSPQALQQSGLFYLREEHVGAQKARCRFAGRLMIPIRDNNSRIVAFTARVTDLTREDDVARDAKYVNSPETPLFVKSNILFNLDVARKATKENRTLYMVEGQLDAIRCVEQGIKSVVAPQGTAITDQQLHQLRRIVDRLVFVLDGDRAGKDAALRALPMALKAGLEPRFVALADGQDPDSIAQAGGTDALKKCFENSMGTVAFTKAALDSGDPPSPSERQGQLRSLFGILNSVESAILLEEYIEETARVWQLPPDALRTDFAQFRKRQTGRKSNRTHQPQTNTDSPDAAPTPETAQAQDSTLTRVESQLLWFILHNGDFLDFIAANFDINWIHADSVPARMLRKILVDVQHGAIEPGDPLIDSFETSKERQLFFDLQSIDLNLEEPEKSVKQAINNAFTNWIQINLDRLSHQIAQLSSDSEETIHLMRERIDYRKMRASLPFPS, encoded by the coding sequence ATGCCCCGCATTGCCCGCAAGACTATTGAGGATATCCGTGCCCGCGTCGACCTTTACGATGTTGTATCTCCCCACGTTGAACTCAAGCGCGCCGGGGCATCTTGGAAGGGACTAAGCCCATTCAATTCTGAACGGACACCCTCGTTTTACGTTCATCCGGATAAGGGCTTCTACAAATGCTTTAGTAGCGGAAAAGCGGGAGATCACTTCAGCTTCGTCGAAGAAGTCGAGAATATATCTTTCGAAGAAGCGGTCGAAACACTGGCAAAGCGCTTCAATATCTCAATCGAGTACGAGGCAGGTGGCCCCAGTCGCGAAGAACGCAGTCTGCGTCAGGAGTTATTCGACCTCCACGAAGTGGCCGCACAGTGGTTTCGCGATGCCTTCCAAGCCTCAAATGAAGAAGGAGAGTATGCACGCGATTATTGGACTGAGCAGCGAAAATTTAGTGCAGAAACTGGCGAGGATTACAAAATAGGTTGGGCCCCTACAGATAGCTTTGCTCTTCACGAAAAGCTAAAACAGAAAGGCTACTCCCCTCAGGCTTTGCAGCAGTCTGGACTGTTCTATTTGCGCGAGGAACATGTAGGTGCCCAGAAAGCCCGATGCCGTTTCGCCGGTCGGCTTATGATTCCGATCCGCGACAACAACAGCCGCATCGTCGCCTTCACCGCGCGGGTAACTGATCTCACTCGAGAGGACGACGTGGCACGCGATGCAAAATACGTCAATAGCCCTGAAACACCCCTGTTTGTAAAGAGTAATATCCTCTTCAACCTCGACGTCGCCCGCAAAGCGACTAAGGAAAACAGGACACTTTACATGGTGGAAGGCCAGCTCGACGCCATCCGGTGCGTCGAACAAGGCATCAAGTCAGTTGTAGCGCCCCAGGGGACTGCCATTACTGACCAACAATTACACCAACTCCGCCGCATCGTGGACCGCCTGGTATTTGTGCTTGATGGTGATCGCGCTGGCAAAGACGCCGCACTCAGGGCACTCCCTATGGCATTGAAAGCAGGCTTAGAACCGCGCTTTGTGGCGCTTGCTGACGGACAAGATCCAGATTCCATTGCTCAAGCTGGAGGCACCGATGCACTCAAGAAATGCTTCGAAAACTCAATGGGCACCGTCGCATTTACCAAAGCCGCCCTGGATTCGGGAGATCCCCCCTCTCCTTCAGAACGCCAGGGCCAACTGAGATCCCTGTTCGGCATCCTAAACAGTGTAGAATCAGCTATTCTTCTGGAAGAATACATCGAAGAGACGGCACGTGTGTGGCAGCTTCCACCCGATGCACTGCGCACCGATTTCGCCCAATTTCGTAAACGGCAAACAGGACGAAAGTCGAACAGAACACACCAGCCTCAGACGAATACAGATTCCCCCGACGCCGCCCCTACTCCCGAGACCGCTCAGGCACAGGATTCTACGTTGACACGGGTTGAGAGTCAGCTACTATGGTTCATTTTGCATAATGGAGATTTCCTGGACTTTATCGCAGCAAATTTCGACATTAACTGGATTCACGCTGACTCGGTTCCGGCACGCATGCTGCGAAAGATCTTAGTCGACGTTCAACACGGAGCTATCGAACCAGGAGATCCACTCATCGACTCCTTTGAAACTTCTAAGGAACGCCAACTGTTTTTCGATTTACAATCCATCGACCTCAACCTCGAGGAACCGGAAAAATCGGTAAAGCAAGCGATAAACAACGCGTTCACCAATTGGATACAAATCAACTTAGACAGACTCAGCCACCAAATCGCTCAACTCAGTTCAGATTCCGAAGAAACCATTCACCTGATGCGTGAACGTATTGACTACCGCAAGATGCGCGCATCTCTTCCTTTTCCCTCCTAA